In Acanthochromis polyacanthus isolate Apoly-LR-REF ecotype Palm Island chromosome 15, KAUST_Apoly_ChrSc, whole genome shotgun sequence, a single genomic region encodes these proteins:
- the si:dkey-191g9.5 gene encoding rap1 GTPase-GDP dissociation stimulator 1-B, translating into MTDTDSLSEALKAISVSTELIDEELKSHLDTVLTALLEKKKDAAVETVRSGILPTLAQTLRSKSKLSCQVALVVAEMAREAAVREPCIEAGLVKVLVPHLNSNDQEMLLNTGRAIGRICFDNSYQQEQLVQIGVIPRLVSIMKEYPENDPLVNVCLLALCNLVDLDSAREALTELDVADVLTTQLKRAPDAERRHVILEILGSLGESDTLKLQFAESGVPEALSEMIQGLQGGSDPHDLCSIKIASNLIVSLLLGDESMQKCFGEGSGLVYQDVLSWLQSANTQLQLSGALAIANFARNDSNCVKMLDLGVVPHILTLLEQHVDEGDVSVQHAGLSALRNLAIPATNKVKMLEDGVTERIKSLLRSDMPPVQFKLLGTLRMMVDGQEEAALVLGRDAVLLARIMEWCEAKDHAGVRGEASRLLAALIRHSRNPEVVRAVARADGVRHLISMATSEHVIMQNEALVALAIASAIDIELMTDPFREAELLHMLKKMLEDPTGAVEVKFSALGLICSLANSSAMKDELNTINMRESLVKLTDHSSEKLASQASSILTLLGDAS; encoded by the exons ATGACAGATACCG actCTCTGAGCGAGGCACTGAAGGCTATCAGTGTGAGTACAGAGCTGATTGATGAAGAGCTCAAGTCTCATTTGGATACAGTGTTAACTGCGCTGCTAGAAAAGA AGAAAGATGCTGCCGTCGAGACTGTCAGAAGTGGGATCCTACCCACACTGGCTCAGACCTTACGGAGTAAAAGCAAGCTGAGCTGCCAGGTGGCTCTGGTGGTAGCAGAGATGGCACGAGAAG CTGCAGTCAGGGAGCCGTGCATCGAGGCAGGCCTGGTGAAAGTGCTGGTTCCCCATCTGAACAGCAATGACCAGGAAATGCTGCTGAACACTGGCAGGGCCATTGGACGCATTTGCTTTGACAACT CATACCAGCAGGAGCAGTTAGTCCAGATTGGTGTCATCCCCAGACTGGTGTCCATAATGAAGGAGTATCCGGAGAACGACCCGCTGGTCAACGTCTGCCTGCTGGCACTCTGTAACCTGGTGGACTTGG ACTCTGCAAGGGAGGCCCTGACAGAGCTGGATGTGGCAGATGTACTGACCACTCAGCTGAAACGTGCTCCTGATGCTGAACGCCGACATGTCATTTTGGAAATACTGGGCTCACTGGGCGAGAGTG ATACACTGAAGCTGCAGTTTGCAGAGTCAGGAGTACCAGAGGCTTTATCGGAGATGATTCAGGGTCTGCAGGGAGGTTCTGATCCACATGACCTCTGCAGCATCAAGATTGCTTCCAACCTCATAGTATCCCTGCTTTTAGGAG ATGAGTCTATGCAGAAGTGTTTTGGTGAGGGATCGGGTCTGGTCTATCAGGATGTTCTGTCCTGGCTCCAGAGCGCCAACACTCAGCTGCAGCTGTCAGGAGCCCTCGCCATTGCTAACTTTGCCAGAAACG ACAGTAACTGTGTGAAGATGCTGGATCTTGGTGTGGTTCCTCACATCCTGACCTTGTTGGAGCAGCATGTGGACGAAGGAGATGTGTCTGTTCAGCATGCCGGACTGAGCGCGCTCAGAAACCTAGCCATTCCTG CCACCAACAAAGTGAAGATGCTGGAGGATGGGGTGACTGAGAGAATAAAGTCCTTGCTGCGCTCTGACATGCCACCGGTTCAGTTCAAACTGCTGGGTACGCTGCGCATGATGGTGGATGGACAAG AGGAGGCGGCCTTAGTGCTAGGAAGAGATGCCGTGCTGCTAGCTCGTATCATGGAGTGGTGTGAAGCCAAAGACCATGCAGGAGTCCGAGGTGAAGCCAGTCGCCTTTTGGCCGCCCTCATCAGACACAGCCGCAACCCT GAAGTTGTCCGTGCAGTCGCCAGAGCGGATGGGGTTCGGCACCTTATCTCTATGGCAACAAGTGAGCATGTCATCATGCAGAATGAGGCCCTGGTTGCCCTGGCGATAGCATCTGCCATTGACATTG AGTTGATGACGGATCCTTTTAGGGAGGCGGAGCTGCTACACATGCTGAAGAAGATGCTGGAAGATCCTACAGGAGCAGTCGAGGTCAAGTTCAGTGCTTTGGGTCTAATCTGCAGCCTCGCCAACTCCA GTGCGATGAAGGACGAGCTGAACACCATAAATATGAGGGAAAGCCTCGTTAAACTGACGGATCATAGCAGCGAAAAACTTGCCTCGCAGGCCAGCTCCATACTGACACTTCTGGGTGATGCCAGCTAA